Proteins from a genomic interval of Dendropsophus ebraccatus isolate aDenEbr1 chromosome 6, aDenEbr1.pat, whole genome shotgun sequence:
- the ESCO2 gene encoding N-acetyltransferase ESCO2 isoform X2, whose translation MRRSSFGTPVKKLMVDCSVILTPLQTRNLNNGSIKRPPTQSYTSIKDPEDKENMAASPQKNSVARKLIVSPQGSDKDAYVFSPVKSPDSFTKVPTRSFYKKQSVYVTPVERKMINESRGQSGEDAAPPAVRLGAKEASRFTRVKKGPTTKKRKSTGNGAPVKKTKAKPLKNKTAAPPPSKSDSPQNTKQSDPSPKAAEEPNTQKTTILGLKMKSRPKLTVGAAFFATSKKPHSAPKRPPPHVKYPAMSKPSFKATKESVAPCVRSEATSQGGKVAADGSRKEVTGHVLPAGEKSRNERQKDADTKGKRSLEEKDAHPQQEGATLADAENESQIMFDADDSVLKSSDKKDSTVYPIFSTPSITRKRPVDFCTDLASPVCPSTPMNVPPALNKVPKLSKRKETAPDDQLIIDAGQKHFGPVSCSTCGMIYSAASVEDEAQHAQYHQRLLESIRYVGWKKERVVAEFWDGKILLICPEDPKYALRKAEEVRELVDMELGFQQTSLHSPSRTRTYLFVTNEKKIVGCLIAEPIKQGFRVLAEPSSPKTNTVLERHRAWRCSSEPEPAICGISRIWVFALMRRKGIASRLVDTVRSSFVYGSHLTTDEIAFSDPTPDGKLFASTYCRIPDFLVYNFLS comes from the exons AT GCGCCGCTCCTCCTTTGGAACGCCGGTAAAGAAGTTAATGGTGGATTGTAGCGTCATCTTGACCCCGCTCCAGACACGGAACCTGAACAACGGCTCCATAAAACGGCCGCCAACACAGAGCTACACGAGTATCAAGGACCCCGAAGATAAGGAGAATATGGCGGCGTCTCCTCAGAAAAACAGCGTTGCCCGGAAACTCATCGTCTCGCCTCAGGGCAGCGACAAAGACGCCTACGTCTTCTCCCCGGTAAAGTCACCTGACTCCTTCACGAAGGTGCCGACGCGGTCCTTCTATAAGAAGCAGAGCGTGTACGTGACGCCAGTGGAGCGTAAGATGATCAATGAGAGTAGAGGGCAGAGCGGTGAGGacgcagcgccccctgctgtgagATTGGGCGCCAAAGAAGCTTCTAGATTTACCAGGGTGAAAAAAGGGCCAACCACAAAGAAAAGGAAGTCGACCGGAAATGGCGCCCCCGTGAAAAAAACTAAAGCAAAGCCGCTGAAAAATAAGACCGCTGCACCCCCACCAAGCAAAAGTGACTCCCCTCAGAATACAAAGCAGAGTGACCCCTCACCTAAGGCGGCAGAGGAGCCAAACACCCAGAAAACCACCATCCTGGGGCTGAAGATGAAATCCAGGCCGAAGCTGACGGTGGGTGCCGCCTTTTTTGCCACCAGCAAGAAGCCTCATTCTGCGCCAAAGAGGCCCCCGCCCCACGTCAAGTATCCAGCCATGTCCAAACCATCATTCAAAGCCACGAAAGAGAGTGTGGCACCATGTGTGAGGTCAGAGGCCACCTCCCAGGGTGGCAAAGTGGCAGCTGATGGCAGCCGCAAAGAGGTCACAGGTCACGTGCTGCCTGCTGGGGAGAAGAGTAGGAACGAGCGCCAGAAGGACGCAGACACAAAGGGaaagaggagtctggaagagaaGGATGCCCACCCACAGCAAGAGGGCGCCACTTTAGCG GATGCAGAGAATGAATCTCAGATCATGTTTGACGCTGATGACTCCGTCTTGAAATCATCAGACAAGAAAG ACTCCACGGTGTACCCGATCTTCAGCACGCCCTCCATCACCAGGAAGAG aCCTGTAGATTTCTGCACAGATTTGGCGTCCCCGGTTTGCCCCAGTACTCCAATGAACGTGCCGCCTGCCTTAAACAAAGTCCCAAAACTGAGTAAGAGGAAGGAGACGGCGCCtgacgatcagctgatcatt GACGCAGGTCAGAAGCACTTTGGTCCGGTGTCGTGCAGCACCTGCGGGATGATATACTCTGCGGCCAGTGTAGAGGATGAGGCTCAGCACGCGCAGTATCACCAGAGGCTGCTGGAGAGCATCCGCTACGTG GGTTGGAAAAAAGAGCGAGTTGTGGCCGAATTCTGGGACGGGAAGATCCTATTGATCTGCCCCGAAGATCCGAAATACGCCCTGAGAAAG GCGGAGGAGGTGCGAGAACTGGTGGACATGGAGCTCGGCTTCCAGCAGACCAGCCTGCATTCTCCCAGCAGGACCCGCACTTATCTGTTTGTCACCAATGAGAAGAAGATAGTGGGGTGCCTGATCGCCGAGCCCATCAAACAG GGGTTCCGGGTCTTGGCGGAGCCGTCATCTCCTAAGACAAATACCGTGCTGGAGAGGCACCGGGCCTGGCGTTGCTCCTCAGAACCTGAGCCGGCGATCTGTGGAATCAGCAGGATCTGGGTGTTCGCCCTCATGCGGAGGAAGGGGATCGCCAGCCGGCTGGTGGACACCGTAAG GAGCTCCTTCGTCTACGGCTCACACCTGACAACCGATGAAATCGCCTTCTCAGACCCAACGCCGGACGGAAAGCTTTTCGCCAGCACCTACTGCAGGATCCCTGACTTCCTGGTGTACAATTTCCTCAGTTAG
- the ESCO2 gene encoding N-acetyltransferase ESCO2 isoform X1, which produces MAARTPRKRKQSSVSADGRRSSFGTPVKKLMVDCSVILTPLQTRNLNNGSIKRPPTQSYTSIKDPEDKENMAASPQKNSVARKLIVSPQGSDKDAYVFSPVKSPDSFTKVPTRSFYKKQSVYVTPVERKMINESRGQSGEDAAPPAVRLGAKEASRFTRVKKGPTTKKRKSTGNGAPVKKTKAKPLKNKTAAPPPSKSDSPQNTKQSDPSPKAAEEPNTQKTTILGLKMKSRPKLTVGAAFFATSKKPHSAPKRPPPHVKYPAMSKPSFKATKESVAPCVRSEATSQGGKVAADGSRKEVTGHVLPAGEKSRNERQKDADTKGKRSLEEKDAHPQQEGATLADAENESQIMFDADDSVLKSSDKKDSTVYPIFSTPSITRKRPVDFCTDLASPVCPSTPMNVPPALNKVPKLSKRKETAPDDQLIIDAGQKHFGPVSCSTCGMIYSAASVEDEAQHAQYHQRLLESIRYVGWKKERVVAEFWDGKILLICPEDPKYALRKAEEVRELVDMELGFQQTSLHSPSRTRTYLFVTNEKKIVGCLIAEPIKQGFRVLAEPSSPKTNTVLERHRAWRCSSEPEPAICGISRIWVFALMRRKGIASRLVDTVRSSFVYGSHLTTDEIAFSDPTPDGKLFASTYCRIPDFLVYNFLS; this is translated from the exons GCGCCGCTCCTCCTTTGGAACGCCGGTAAAGAAGTTAATGGTGGATTGTAGCGTCATCTTGACCCCGCTCCAGACACGGAACCTGAACAACGGCTCCATAAAACGGCCGCCAACACAGAGCTACACGAGTATCAAGGACCCCGAAGATAAGGAGAATATGGCGGCGTCTCCTCAGAAAAACAGCGTTGCCCGGAAACTCATCGTCTCGCCTCAGGGCAGCGACAAAGACGCCTACGTCTTCTCCCCGGTAAAGTCACCTGACTCCTTCACGAAGGTGCCGACGCGGTCCTTCTATAAGAAGCAGAGCGTGTACGTGACGCCAGTGGAGCGTAAGATGATCAATGAGAGTAGAGGGCAGAGCGGTGAGGacgcagcgccccctgctgtgagATTGGGCGCCAAAGAAGCTTCTAGATTTACCAGGGTGAAAAAAGGGCCAACCACAAAGAAAAGGAAGTCGACCGGAAATGGCGCCCCCGTGAAAAAAACTAAAGCAAAGCCGCTGAAAAATAAGACCGCTGCACCCCCACCAAGCAAAAGTGACTCCCCTCAGAATACAAAGCAGAGTGACCCCTCACCTAAGGCGGCAGAGGAGCCAAACACCCAGAAAACCACCATCCTGGGGCTGAAGATGAAATCCAGGCCGAAGCTGACGGTGGGTGCCGCCTTTTTTGCCACCAGCAAGAAGCCTCATTCTGCGCCAAAGAGGCCCCCGCCCCACGTCAAGTATCCAGCCATGTCCAAACCATCATTCAAAGCCACGAAAGAGAGTGTGGCACCATGTGTGAGGTCAGAGGCCACCTCCCAGGGTGGCAAAGTGGCAGCTGATGGCAGCCGCAAAGAGGTCACAGGTCACGTGCTGCCTGCTGGGGAGAAGAGTAGGAACGAGCGCCAGAAGGACGCAGACACAAAGGGaaagaggagtctggaagagaaGGATGCCCACCCACAGCAAGAGGGCGCCACTTTAGCG GATGCAGAGAATGAATCTCAGATCATGTTTGACGCTGATGACTCCGTCTTGAAATCATCAGACAAGAAAG ACTCCACGGTGTACCCGATCTTCAGCACGCCCTCCATCACCAGGAAGAG aCCTGTAGATTTCTGCACAGATTTGGCGTCCCCGGTTTGCCCCAGTACTCCAATGAACGTGCCGCCTGCCTTAAACAAAGTCCCAAAACTGAGTAAGAGGAAGGAGACGGCGCCtgacgatcagctgatcatt GACGCAGGTCAGAAGCACTTTGGTCCGGTGTCGTGCAGCACCTGCGGGATGATATACTCTGCGGCCAGTGTAGAGGATGAGGCTCAGCACGCGCAGTATCACCAGAGGCTGCTGGAGAGCATCCGCTACGTG GGTTGGAAAAAAGAGCGAGTTGTGGCCGAATTCTGGGACGGGAAGATCCTATTGATCTGCCCCGAAGATCCGAAATACGCCCTGAGAAAG GCGGAGGAGGTGCGAGAACTGGTGGACATGGAGCTCGGCTTCCAGCAGACCAGCCTGCATTCTCCCAGCAGGACCCGCACTTATCTGTTTGTCACCAATGAGAAGAAGATAGTGGGGTGCCTGATCGCCGAGCCCATCAAACAG GGGTTCCGGGTCTTGGCGGAGCCGTCATCTCCTAAGACAAATACCGTGCTGGAGAGGCACCGGGCCTGGCGTTGCTCCTCAGAACCTGAGCCGGCGATCTGTGGAATCAGCAGGATCTGGGTGTTCGCCCTCATGCGGAGGAAGGGGATCGCCAGCCGGCTGGTGGACACCGTAAG GAGCTCCTTCGTCTACGGCTCACACCTGACAACCGATGAAATCGCCTTCTCAGACCCAACGCCGGACGGAAAGCTTTTCGCCAGCACCTACTGCAGGATCCCTGACTTCCTGGTGTACAATTTCCTCAGTTAG
- the ESCO2 gene encoding N-acetyltransferase ESCO2 isoform X3: MVDCSVILTPLQTRNLNNGSIKRPPTQSYTSIKDPEDKENMAASPQKNSVARKLIVSPQGSDKDAYVFSPVKSPDSFTKVPTRSFYKKQSVYVTPVERKMINESRGQSGEDAAPPAVRLGAKEASRFTRVKKGPTTKKRKSTGNGAPVKKTKAKPLKNKTAAPPPSKSDSPQNTKQSDPSPKAAEEPNTQKTTILGLKMKSRPKLTVGAAFFATSKKPHSAPKRPPPHVKYPAMSKPSFKATKESVAPCVRSEATSQGGKVAADGSRKEVTGHVLPAGEKSRNERQKDADTKGKRSLEEKDAHPQQEGATLADAENESQIMFDADDSVLKSSDKKDSTVYPIFSTPSITRKRPVDFCTDLASPVCPSTPMNVPPALNKVPKLSKRKETAPDDQLIIDAGQKHFGPVSCSTCGMIYSAASVEDEAQHAQYHQRLLESIRYVGWKKERVVAEFWDGKILLICPEDPKYALRKAEEVRELVDMELGFQQTSLHSPSRTRTYLFVTNEKKIVGCLIAEPIKQGFRVLAEPSSPKTNTVLERHRAWRCSSEPEPAICGISRIWVFALMRRKGIASRLVDTVRSSFVYGSHLTTDEIAFSDPTPDGKLFASTYCRIPDFLVYNFLS; this comes from the exons ATGGTGGATTGTAGCGTCATCTTGACCCCGCTCCAGACACGGAACCTGAACAACGGCTCCATAAAACGGCCGCCAACACAGAGCTACACGAGTATCAAGGACCCCGAAGATAAGGAGAATATGGCGGCGTCTCCTCAGAAAAACAGCGTTGCCCGGAAACTCATCGTCTCGCCTCAGGGCAGCGACAAAGACGCCTACGTCTTCTCCCCGGTAAAGTCACCTGACTCCTTCACGAAGGTGCCGACGCGGTCCTTCTATAAGAAGCAGAGCGTGTACGTGACGCCAGTGGAGCGTAAGATGATCAATGAGAGTAGAGGGCAGAGCGGTGAGGacgcagcgccccctgctgtgagATTGGGCGCCAAAGAAGCTTCTAGATTTACCAGGGTGAAAAAAGGGCCAACCACAAAGAAAAGGAAGTCGACCGGAAATGGCGCCCCCGTGAAAAAAACTAAAGCAAAGCCGCTGAAAAATAAGACCGCTGCACCCCCACCAAGCAAAAGTGACTCCCCTCAGAATACAAAGCAGAGTGACCCCTCACCTAAGGCGGCAGAGGAGCCAAACACCCAGAAAACCACCATCCTGGGGCTGAAGATGAAATCCAGGCCGAAGCTGACGGTGGGTGCCGCCTTTTTTGCCACCAGCAAGAAGCCTCATTCTGCGCCAAAGAGGCCCCCGCCCCACGTCAAGTATCCAGCCATGTCCAAACCATCATTCAAAGCCACGAAAGAGAGTGTGGCACCATGTGTGAGGTCAGAGGCCACCTCCCAGGGTGGCAAAGTGGCAGCTGATGGCAGCCGCAAAGAGGTCACAGGTCACGTGCTGCCTGCTGGGGAGAAGAGTAGGAACGAGCGCCAGAAGGACGCAGACACAAAGGGaaagaggagtctggaagagaaGGATGCCCACCCACAGCAAGAGGGCGCCACTTTAGCG GATGCAGAGAATGAATCTCAGATCATGTTTGACGCTGATGACTCCGTCTTGAAATCATCAGACAAGAAAG ACTCCACGGTGTACCCGATCTTCAGCACGCCCTCCATCACCAGGAAGAG aCCTGTAGATTTCTGCACAGATTTGGCGTCCCCGGTTTGCCCCAGTACTCCAATGAACGTGCCGCCTGCCTTAAACAAAGTCCCAAAACTGAGTAAGAGGAAGGAGACGGCGCCtgacgatcagctgatcatt GACGCAGGTCAGAAGCACTTTGGTCCGGTGTCGTGCAGCACCTGCGGGATGATATACTCTGCGGCCAGTGTAGAGGATGAGGCTCAGCACGCGCAGTATCACCAGAGGCTGCTGGAGAGCATCCGCTACGTG GGTTGGAAAAAAGAGCGAGTTGTGGCCGAATTCTGGGACGGGAAGATCCTATTGATCTGCCCCGAAGATCCGAAATACGCCCTGAGAAAG GCGGAGGAGGTGCGAGAACTGGTGGACATGGAGCTCGGCTTCCAGCAGACCAGCCTGCATTCTCCCAGCAGGACCCGCACTTATCTGTTTGTCACCAATGAGAAGAAGATAGTGGGGTGCCTGATCGCCGAGCCCATCAAACAG GGGTTCCGGGTCTTGGCGGAGCCGTCATCTCCTAAGACAAATACCGTGCTGGAGAGGCACCGGGCCTGGCGTTGCTCCTCAGAACCTGAGCCGGCGATCTGTGGAATCAGCAGGATCTGGGTGTTCGCCCTCATGCGGAGGAAGGGGATCGCCAGCCGGCTGGTGGACACCGTAAG GAGCTCCTTCGTCTACGGCTCACACCTGACAACCGATGAAATCGCCTTCTCAGACCCAACGCCGGACGGAAAGCTTTTCGCCAGCACCTACTGCAGGATCCCTGACTTCCTGGTGTACAATTTCCTCAGTTAG
- the PBK gene encoding lymphokine-activated killer T-cell-originated protein kinase, giving the protein MEAPESSFKTPCKVERKKSSATSTPSPAFSIPASPFMKKFGYGTGVSVYLMKRSPKGLSHSPWAVKKVNKQCDKSSKNLYEKRLNEEAKILKNLQHPNIIGYRGIAKTTDGSLCLAMEYGGEKSLNDLIEERSEKSLGPFPADIILKVALNMAQGLKYLHNDKKILHGDIKSSNVVIKGDFESIKICDVGVSLPLDENMIMSDPKAYYIGTESWKPKEALEEDGVITDKADIYAFGLTLWEMMTLSIPHVNLPPEDDDEEDSFDEDDFDEDAYYEALGTRPPLNMDELDDAYQRVIELFFMCSSEDPKERPSAAQIVAALEAENIQ; this is encoded by the exons ATGGAGGCGCCAGAGAGCAGCTTCAAGACCCCCTGTAAGGTGGAGAGGAAGAAGAGCTCGG CaacctccaccccctccccggccttcTCTATCCCAGCATCTCCCTTCATGAAGAAGTTTGGTTACGGCACCGGAGTCAGTGTCTACCTGATGAAAAG GTCTCCTAAGGGTTTGTCTCACTCTCCTTGGGCTGTGAAGAAGGTGAATAAACAATGTGATAAGTCCAGCAAAAACCTGTATGAGAAGAGGCTGAATGAAGAGGCGAAAATCCTCAAAAATCTGCAACATCCCAACATCATTG GTTACAGAGGCATCGCCAAGACTACAGATGGCAGCCTCTGCCTGGCCATGGAGTACGGCGGAGAGAAGTCGCTGAACGACCTCATAGAGGAGAGGAGCGAGAAGAGTCTGGGCCCCTTTCCTGCTGACATCATCCTGAAGGTGGCGCTGAACATGGCGCAGGGGCTGAAG TATCTGCACAACGATAAGAAAATCCTACACGGTGACATCAAATCCTCTAACGTGGTCATCAAAGGTGACTTCGAGTCCATCAAGATCTGCGATGTCGGAGTGTCCCTGCCGCTGGACGAGAACATGATCA TGAGTGATCCTAAGGCGTATTACATCGGCACTGAATCCTGGAAGCCTAAGGAAGCTCTGGAGGAGGACGGGGTGATCACCGATAAAGCTGACATCTATGCTTTTGGTCTAACACTTTGGGAGATGATGACTCTGTCCATCCCTCACGTCAACCTGCCGCCTGAAGACGATGACGAAG AGGACTCGTTCGATGAAGATGACTTTGATGAAGATGCCTACTATGAAGCGCTGGGGACCCGGCCGCCACTCAACATGGACGAACTGGACGACGCCTACCAGCGCGTCATTGAGCTGTTCTTTATGTGCTCCAGCGAGGACCCCAAGGAACGTCCATCTGCTGCGCAGATCGTTGCAGCCTTAGAAGCAGAGAACATCCAATGA